The following is a genomic window from Brevibacterium limosum.
GAGGATGATCTTTCCTCCGCCGGGCGGGCCGCGATCGGCGGCTCAAGCGCGGCGGGGACCGCCTCGGCGGACTTCGATGAGACCGACGACTCCGGCGAGGACGACAACGACGACGATCGCGGCGAACGCCCCGACCATCCCCCAATGCCAATCGCTCACAGCGGTGATCGAGAACGCCAGAGCAGTCATGATCGCCAGCCCCATCGAGGTGCCGATGCGCTGACCGGTCTGGAGCACTCCTCCGGAGGATCCGGCGTATCGCAGCGGGACTTCCTGCAGGGTCAGGGTCTGGTTGGGGCTGATGACCATACCCTGAGCGGTGCCGATGAACGCCAATGTGAGCAGCATCCACCACTCGCTGCCGATGCCCCTGGACAGCAGCGCGACGACGCCGATCGTGGCCAGCAGGCCGACGAGGCAGAGGGCGATTCCCCACACCACGAGGCGGCGCCCGACCTGGAAGACGAACCGTCCGGACACGTCGGCGGAGACGGCTGAGCACAGTGCGGCCGGCAGACCGATCATGCCCGCGGCCAGAGCCGTATGCCCCAGGCTCTGCTGCATGTACATGGCGACGAGAACCCAGACGCTGGTGACGCCGAGGAAGTAGAGGGCGATGATGATCGAGCCATTGCTGAAGCTGCGGATGCGGAAGAGGTCGAGATCGACCATCGGCGGCCGGCCCATGCGCGCATAGCGGCGTTCCCACCGCGTCCACAGCCAGATCGCACCGACGCCGAGCGGGAGGGAGAGCCAGATGAACCAGCCCAGCGATGATTCGACGAAGGGCAGGAGGATGAGGAGCACACCGACACCGAGGAGGACCACTCCCACAGGGTCGAGGTCCTTGTCGTCATCGGCGTTCTTCGCTCCCTGGTCGACAGCGGGTCGCCAGGCGCCGCTCGGCAGCCAGGCCCGGGCGAGGACGAGAGAGGCGATGGCGAAGGGCACATTGACCAGGAAGGTCGCCCTCCAGCCGAGGTCACTGCCGAACAGGGCGATGAGGGCTCCGCCGAGCACCGGACCGATCGCCACAGACAGACCGACGGTGGTGCCCATCAGCCCGAAGGCACGACCGCGCGGCGGGCCCTGGAAGTACTGCTGCAACAGCCCCACGACCTGCGGGTTGAGGAAACCCGAGCCCAGTCCCATGGCCACTCGGGAGATGTTGAGTGTCAGCGGGTCCGGGGCGACTCCGGCCACCAGCGAGGACAGACCGAAGAGACCCACACCGATGACGAACAGCTGGCCGCGCCCGAAGACGTCACCGGCTCGTCCGGCGGCGACGAGGACGACGCCGAAGGACAGCGCATACCCGGTGAGAACCCATTGCAGAGCCGAGGTGGAGGCGTCGATATCGGCGGCGATGGAGGGGAGGACGACGTTGATGCTGGAGACCGAGAGCAGCGACATGAAGAGGGGAACGAGGCCGATGATGAGGATGCGCTTCTGCGTCTGCGTCATCTTCGTGCTCTCGCTCACTCGGTCTCCCCTGTTAGGCGTCGTCTCTGACTGGTCTCATACGGTTGCAGAGGATTCCGTGGGCCTTCAGCTCAGCGCTCGCCGGCGGGCACCCATCCGAGAGCCGGTGCGACGTACTTTGCGAAGGACTCGAGGACGTGCAGATTGCAGTCGACTCCCAGTTGGCTGGGGATCGTGAGCATGAGGGTATCGGCGGCCGCGATCGCCGCATCGGCCTTGAGCTCTTCGATCAGTGTGTCCGGTTCACCCGCATAGGTGCGACCGAAGGTCGAGCGAGTGTCATCGATGATTCCGATCTGGTCTCCCTGTCCGGCTCCGCGTCGCCCGAAGTAGAGGTCGTCGAGGTCGGTGGTGATCGGGAAGATGCTGCGGCTGACGGAGACCCGCGGCGTCCACTCATGCCCGGAGTCGCTCCATGCCTGTCGGTACCTGGCGATCTGTTCGGCCTGGAGGTCACCGAATGCGGCTCCGGTCGCTTCGGTGAGCAGGGTCGAACTCATCAGGTTCACTCCCACCCGTGCCGCCCATTCGGCGGTTTCGGCCGAACCGGCTCCCCACCAGATGCGTCGATCGAGCCCGGGCGAATGCGGTTCGAGGCGCAGCCGCGCACCGGGACCGAACTGCTGCGGATCGGCTGGGGCGAGTTCCTCGCCGCGGATGGCGCGGAGGAAGCGGTCGAACTTCGCTCGGGCCATGTTAGCGGCTTTGGACTCGGTGGGATCGTCGTATCCGAAGGCCTCCCAGCCGCGCAGCGCCGGCTCCGGAGAGCCGCGGCTGATGCCCAATGCCACTCTCTGGTCAGAGAGCAGATCGAGGGCGGCGGCCTCCTCGGCGAGGTAGAGCGGGTTCTCATAGAGCATGTCGCGGTTGTGACACTCGTTCCGTAAGCTTGGTTGCATGGTCGAACTGGTAGCGCTGAGGAAGACGAACGAGGTGGCCGCGTACGTCCGCGCCTCCATGGACCGCAAGGGCGACCGCTGGACGGTCGATACGCAGCTGAGGAAGATCAGGGCGCTGGCCGAGGCCAAGGACTGGAACGTCGTCGAGGTCTACGAGGACAACGCCGTGTCGGCGACGAAGAAGCGCCGCGCTGGCACCCGCTGGGCCGAGATGCTGGACGACGCCCGCGCGGGCCGCTTCTCGATGGTGGTCGCCGTGGACATGGACCGGCTGCTGCGCAGCACGAAGGACCTCAACACCTTGATTGACCTGGGGCTGCGGGTCGTCACCGTGGACGGCGAGATCGACCTCTCGACGGCCGACGGCGAGTTCCGAGCGACGATGCTCGCGGCACTGGCCCGGTTCGAGGCCAGGCGTAAGGCGGAGCGTCAGATCAGGTCGAACGAGCGCCGACGCTTCGAGGGCATCCCGACGAGCGCCTGGAAGGCGTTCGGGTGGACGCGAGAGGGCGAGCTGATCCCGGAGGAGGCCGACGCCGTCCGGCGG
Proteins encoded in this region:
- a CDS encoding MFS transporter; this encodes MTQTQKRILIIGLVPLFMSLLSVSSINVVLPSIAADIDASTSALQWVLTGYALSFGVVLVAAGRAGDVFGRGQLFVIGVGLFGLSSLVAGVAPDPLTLNISRVAMGLGSGFLNPQVVGLLQQYFQGPPRGRAFGLMGTTVGLSVAIGPVLGGALIALFGSDLGWRATFLVNVPFAIASLVLARAWLPSGAWRPAVDQGAKNADDDKDLDPVGVVLLGVGVLLILLPFVESSLGWFIWLSLPLGVGAIWLWTRWERRYARMGRPPMVDLDLFRIRSFSNGSIIIALYFLGVTSVWVLVAMYMQQSLGHTALAAGMIGLPAALCSAVSADVSGRFVFQVGRRLVVWGIALCLVGLLATIGVVALLSRGIGSEWWMLLTLAFIGTAQGMVISPNQTLTLQEVPLRYAGSSGGVLQTGQRIGTSMGLAIMTALAFSITAVSDWHWGMVGAFAAIVVVVVLAGVVGLIEVRRGGPRRA
- a CDS encoding LLM class flavin-dependent oxidoreductase translates to MLYENPLYLAEEAAALDLLSDQRVALGISRGSPEPALRGWEAFGYDDPTESKAANMARAKFDRFLRAIRGEELAPADPQQFGPGARLRLEPHSPGLDRRIWWGAGSAETAEWAARVGVNLMSSTLLTEATGAAFGDLQAEQIARYRQAWSDSGHEWTPRVSVSRSIFPITTDLDDLYFGRRGAGQGDQIGIIDDTRSTFGRTYAGEPDTLIEELKADAAIAAADTLMLTIPSQLGVDCNLHVLESFAKYVAPALGWVPAGER